A genomic region of Micropterus dolomieu isolate WLL.071019.BEF.003 ecotype Adirondacks linkage group LG11, ASM2129224v1, whole genome shotgun sequence contains the following coding sequences:
- the LOC123979037 gene encoding zinc finger homeobox protein 3-like isoform X1 — protein sequence MDSCESPVVSGTDDGLGSSQQQQPPQPWNDHSSSQVPCTNQAPSLDPLSLSAPYPPQSQNSSDRVRELHSQQQQPKQSSPPAHCDSSATGQLHPRREGIVEEEPEGVSCGEEEESEDLDEMEIDSCFPSLQPFPGVPMASGGGGMPTLLRHHPTRQQGAPESGSEEGEEEEEEESSDVENLAGEIVYQPDGSAYIVESLSQLIQSGGGMVPSLLPTNSLTSAGKPGEPAGTSSSVYPHIINTFHIASSFGKWFGNSDQGFPNTSTMAGLSPVLHSFRVFDVRHKSNKDYLNSDGSAKKSCVSKDVPNNVDFSKFDGLALYGKGKPILMCFICKLSFGYARSFATHAVHDHRMTLCEDERQLLGDKHASAIIQGIGKDKEPLISFLEPKNKSTPLPPTLLPINSGQSFYGTFSGVHLEPGSSSGGSDTLLNKDSDSGLQQQQQTPLSSVLSLGGLSIPKASTLTSSPGSAKDSSALPKQGGGTEEPAGKELAYKDEDGDTERHESKVHLPSQMGGSEEEEELLLGEEEDEVEAESSAVACGGNSSSSGGEVGETAVSNQSISKSPLLMPSSALQPSACTSAVSSTLNSKAPASTSSVKKEDSAADGGGRISELPLSFNCQGPTVPMAMAAAAVRRSEDDTAGTSSSPRSSNAAADESANRDSATAPEPNDCQAEGEEENGALLHHHHMHHHHLHLQPSSHGHSHPIAGGSCDITGMGECSQNHGPGGSGGSGVECPKCDTVLGSSRSLGGHMTMMHSRNSCKTLKCPKCNWHYKYQQTLEAHMKEKHPDSGGSCVYCSSGQSHPRLARGESYTCGYKPFRCEVCNYSTTTKGNLSIHMQSDKHLNNMQTLQNGGSIGSAQEQVFGHTPGGVVAVPSVTQASSHHPPHHHPTQSSAHMAGPCGAPSPTKPKSKPTWRCEVCDYETNVARNLRIHMTSEKHMHNMMLLQQNVTQMQHGRLGLGAMPSPSEAELYQYYLTQNMSLPPGLKIDPAGAEAQFLMGSFHLDPNMAALAPALVGGEIPMDVRLGGGQLVSEELMTLGESLSQTSDPSLKLFQCAVCNRFTTDNLDVLGMHMGAERNLPEEEWRAVVGDSHQCKLCHYTTQLKANFQLHCKTDKHVQKYQLVAHIKEGGKGNEWRLKCVAIGNPVHLKCNACDYYTNSLEKLRMHTVNSRHEASLKLYKSNRSRATLLP from the exons ATGGACAGCTGTGAGTCTCCTGTGGTTTCTGGGACAGACGATGGGCTCGGCTcctcccagcagcagcaaccACCACAGCCCTGGAACGATCACTCTAGCTCACAGGTCCCCTGCACCAACCAGGCCCCTTCCCTGGACcccttgtctctctctgctccctACCCTCCTCAATCCCAAAACTCCAGTGACAGGGTGAGAGAACTAcactcacagcagcagcagccaaaaCAGTCATCACCCCCAGCCCACTGTGATAGCTCTGCCACAGGCCAGCTGCATCCCAGAAGAGAGGGTATTGTAGAAGAAGAGCCAGAGGGAGTGAGCTGTGGCGAAGAGGAAGAATCTGAGGACTTAGATGAAATGGAGATTGACAGCTGTTTCCCAAGTCTTCAACCCTTTCCTGGGGTGCCGATGGCTTCAGGGGGAGGGGGCATGCCCACTCTTCTGAGACATCACCCCACACGACAGCAAGGAGCACCTGAGAGTGGGagtgaggaaggagaggaggaagaggaagaggagagcagTGATGTGGAGAACCTGGCTGGAGAGATAGTCTACCAGCCAGATGGCTCAGCCTACATTGTAGAGAGCCTCAGTCAGTTGATCCAAAGTGGTGGGGGCATGGTACCCAGCCTGCTTCCCACAAACTCTCTCACCAGTGCGGGGAAACCGGGGGAACCTGCTGGGACTTCATCCTCGGTCTACCCTCACATCATCAACACGTTCCACATAGCCTCGTCCTTCGGGAAGTGGTTTGGCAATTCAGACCAAGGTTTCCCCAATACCTCAACCATGGCAGGCCTCAGCCCTGTCCTGCACAGTTTCCGTGTTTTCGATGTGCGGCACAAAAGCAACAAGGATTACCTGAACAGCGATGGGTCTGCCAAGAAGTCCTGTGTATCCAAAGATGTTCCCAACAACGTGGATTTCTCCAAATTTGATGGGCTTGCCCTATATGGCAAGGGTAAGCCCATTCTCATGTGTTTTATCTGCAAGCTGTCCTTTGGCTATGCGCGTTCCTTTGCCACTCATGCCGTCCATGATCACCGCATGACACTGTGTGAGGACGAGCGGCAGCTGCTAGGGGACAAGCATGCCTCTGCCATCATCCAGGGCATTGGGAAGGATAAAGAGCCCCTCATCAGTTTCCTGGAACCAAAAAACAAGAGCACTCCTCTGCCACCTACCCTGCTTCCCATTAACTCTGGCCAGAGCTTCTATGGCACATTTAGTGGTGTCCATCTGGAGCCTGGAAGCAGCAGCGGGGGAAGTGACACCCTCCTGAACAAAGACTCTGACTCTGGCctccagcaacaacaacaaaccccGCTAAGCTCAGTCCTCTCTCTTGGAGGGTTGAGCATTCCTAAAGCATCCACTCTTACCTCATCCCCAGGCTCTGCCAAAGACTCCAGTGCCCTGCCGAAACAGGGAGGGGGAACAGAGGAGCCTGCTGGGAAAGAGTTGGCATACAAGGACGAGGATGGGGACACTGAGAGACATGAAAGCAAGGTGCACCTACCGAGCCAGATGGGGGgctcagaagaagaagaggaactgTTATTaggggaagaggaagatgaggtgGAGGCAGAAAGCTCTGCAGTGGCCTGTGGTGGTAACAGTAGCAGCAGCGGGGGTGAAGTGGGGGAAACAGCTGTCTCAAACCAAAGCATTTCCAAATCTCCTTTATTAATGCCTAGTAGCGCTCTCCAGCCTTCTGCCTGCACCTCTGCAGTCAGTTCCACACTCAACAGCAAAGCCCCTGCTTCCACTTCCTCTGTCAAGAAAGAGGATTCAGCTGCAGACGGTGGGGGGAGGATCTCAGAACTCCCTCTGAGCTTTAACTGCCAGGGGCCCACTGTTCCCATGGCAATGGCGGCAGCTGCCGTCAGAAGGAGCGAGGATGACACTGCTGGCACTTCCTCTTCACCTCGGTCCTCcaatgctgctgctgatgaaagTGCCAATCGAGATAGTGCCACAGCTCCAGAACCAAATGATTGCcaggcagagggagaggaggaaaatgGAGCCCTTCTGCACCATCATCACATGCACCACCATCATCTTCACCTCCAGCCTTCATCTCATGGCCACTCCCACCCTATTGCAGGGGGCTCCTGTGACATAACAGGGATGGGCGAGTGTTCACAGAACCATGGGCCTGGTGGCAGCGGAGGAAGTGGGGTAGAATGCCCTAAATGTGACACCGTTCTGGGTTCCTCACGCTCCTTGGGTGGTCACATGACCATGATGCATTCACGCAACTCATGCAAGACACTCAAGTGTCCAAAATGCAACTGGCATTACAAGTACCAGCAGACGTTGGAGGCCCACATGAAAGAGAAGCACCCAGACTCTGGAGGCTCATGTGTGTACTGCAGCAGTGGTCAGAGCCACCCTCGTCTGGCTCGTGGAGAAAGCTATACGTGTGGATACAAACCCTTCCGGTGTGAG GTGTGTAACTACTCGACCACCACAAAGGGGAACCTAAGCATCCACATGCAGTCAGACAAGCACCTGAACAACATGCAGACACTGCAGAATGGAGGCTCCATTGGCTCTGCACAGGAGCAGGTGTTTGGACATACCCCAGGAGGAGTGGTAGCTGTCCCCTCAGTGACCCAGGCCAGTAGCCATCACCCTCCACACCATCATCCTACACAGTCCTCCGCCCATATGGCTGGACCGTGTGGGGCCCCCTCCCCGACCAAGCCAAAGAGCAAACCTACTTGGCGGTGTGAGGTATGCGACTACGAGACCAATGTGGCACGGAACCTGCGTATCCACATGACCAGCGAGAAGCACATGCACAACATGATGCTACTTCAGCAGAATGTGACTCAGATGCAGCATGGTCGACTTGGCTTGGGAGCCATGCCTTCACCCTCGGAGGCTGAGCTCTACCAATATTACCTGACCCAGAATATGAGCCTTCCACCTGGCCTCAAGATAGACCCAGCTGGAGCTGAGGCACAGTTCCTGATGGGGAGCTTTCATCTGGATCCCAACATGGCCGCCCTGGCCCCCGCACTTG TAGGTGGGGAAATCCCTATGGATGTGCGACTGGGCGGTGGCCAGTTGGTGTCTGAAGAACTGATGACCCTGGGAGAAAGTCTGTCACAAACCAGCGATCCCTCCCTCAAGCTCTTTCAGTGTGCTGTGTGCAACCGCTTCACCACTGACAACCTGGATGTGCTTGGCATGCATATGGGAGCTGAACGGAACCTACCAGAAGAGGAGTGGCGTGCTGTGGTGGGCGACTCTCACCAGTGCAAGTTGTGCCACTACACCACTCAGCTCAAGGCCAACTTCCAGCTGCACTGCAAGACAGACAAACATGTGCAAAAGTACCAGCTTGTGGCCCACATCAAAGAGGGGGGCAAAGGCAATGAATGGCGCCTTAAGTGTGTAGCCATAGGTAATCCAGTGCACCTGAAGTGCAATGCCTGCGACTACTACACTAACAGCCTGGAGAAGCTGAGGATGCACACTGTTAATTCCCGCCATGAGGCTAGCCTCAAACTGTACAAG TCAAACAGAAGCAGGGCCACACTGCTGCCATGA
- the LOC123979037 gene encoding zinc finger homeobox protein 3-like isoform X3 — MDSCESPVVSGTDDGLGSSQQQQPPQPWNDHSSSQVPCTNQAPSLDPLSLSAPYPPQSQNSSDRVRELHSQQQQPKQSSPPAHCDSSATGQLHPRREGIVEEEPEGVSCGEEEESEDLDEMEIDSCFPSLQPFPGVPMASGGGGMPTLLRHHPTRQQGAPESGSEEGEEEEEEESSDVENLAGEIVYQPDGSAYIVESLSQLIQSGGGMVPSLLPTNSLTSAGKPGEPAGTSSSVYPHIINTFHIASSFGKWFGNSDQGFPNTSTMAGLSPVLHSFRVFDVRHKSNKDYLNSDGSAKKSCVSKDVPNNVDFSKFDGLALYGKGKPILMCFICKLSFGYARSFATHAVHDHRMTLCEDERQLLGDKHASAIIQGIGKDKEPLISFLEPKNKSTPLPPTLLPINSGQSFYGTFSGVHLEPGSSSGGSDTLLNKDSDSGLQQQQQTPLSSVLSLGGLSIPKASTLTSSPGSAKDSSALPKQGGGTEEPAGKELAYKDEDGDTERHESKVHLPSQMGGSEEEEELLLGEEEDEVEAESSAVACGGNSSSSGGEVGETAVSNQSISKSPLLMPSSALQPSACTSAVSSTLNSKAPASTSSVKKEDSAADGGGRISELPLSFNCQGPTVPMAMAAAAVRRSEDDTAGTSSSPRSSNAAADESANRDSATAPEPNDCQAEGEEENGALLHHHHMHHHHLHLQPSSHGHSHPIAGGSCDITGMGECSQNHGPGGSGGSGVECPKCDTVLGSSRSLGGHMTMMHSRNSCKTLKCPKCNWHYKYQQTLEAHMKEKHPDSGGSCVYCSSGQSHPRLARGESYTCGYKPFRCEVCNYSTTTKGNLSIHMQSDKHLNNMQTLQNGGSIGSAQEQVFGHTPGGVVAVPSVTQASSHHPPHHHPTQSSAHMAGPCGAPSPTKPKSKPTWRCEVCDYETNVARNLRIHMTSEKHMHNMMLLQQNVTQMQHGRLGLGAMPSPSEAELYQYYLTQNMSLPPGLKIDPAGAEAQFLMGSFHLDPNMAALAPALVGGEIPMDVRLGGGQLVSEELMTLGESLSQTSDPSLKLFQCAVCNRFTTDNLDVLGMHMGAERNLPEEEWRAVVGDSHQCKLCHYTTQLKANFQLHCKTDKHVQKYQLVAHIKEGGKGNEWRLKCVAIGNPVHLKCNACDYYTNSLEKLRMHTVNSRHEASLKLYK, encoded by the exons ATGGACAGCTGTGAGTCTCCTGTGGTTTCTGGGACAGACGATGGGCTCGGCTcctcccagcagcagcaaccACCACAGCCCTGGAACGATCACTCTAGCTCACAGGTCCCCTGCACCAACCAGGCCCCTTCCCTGGACcccttgtctctctctgctccctACCCTCCTCAATCCCAAAACTCCAGTGACAGGGTGAGAGAACTAcactcacagcagcagcagccaaaaCAGTCATCACCCCCAGCCCACTGTGATAGCTCTGCCACAGGCCAGCTGCATCCCAGAAGAGAGGGTATTGTAGAAGAAGAGCCAGAGGGAGTGAGCTGTGGCGAAGAGGAAGAATCTGAGGACTTAGATGAAATGGAGATTGACAGCTGTTTCCCAAGTCTTCAACCCTTTCCTGGGGTGCCGATGGCTTCAGGGGGAGGGGGCATGCCCACTCTTCTGAGACATCACCCCACACGACAGCAAGGAGCACCTGAGAGTGGGagtgaggaaggagaggaggaagaggaagaggagagcagTGATGTGGAGAACCTGGCTGGAGAGATAGTCTACCAGCCAGATGGCTCAGCCTACATTGTAGAGAGCCTCAGTCAGTTGATCCAAAGTGGTGGGGGCATGGTACCCAGCCTGCTTCCCACAAACTCTCTCACCAGTGCGGGGAAACCGGGGGAACCTGCTGGGACTTCATCCTCGGTCTACCCTCACATCATCAACACGTTCCACATAGCCTCGTCCTTCGGGAAGTGGTTTGGCAATTCAGACCAAGGTTTCCCCAATACCTCAACCATGGCAGGCCTCAGCCCTGTCCTGCACAGTTTCCGTGTTTTCGATGTGCGGCACAAAAGCAACAAGGATTACCTGAACAGCGATGGGTCTGCCAAGAAGTCCTGTGTATCCAAAGATGTTCCCAACAACGTGGATTTCTCCAAATTTGATGGGCTTGCCCTATATGGCAAGGGTAAGCCCATTCTCATGTGTTTTATCTGCAAGCTGTCCTTTGGCTATGCGCGTTCCTTTGCCACTCATGCCGTCCATGATCACCGCATGACACTGTGTGAGGACGAGCGGCAGCTGCTAGGGGACAAGCATGCCTCTGCCATCATCCAGGGCATTGGGAAGGATAAAGAGCCCCTCATCAGTTTCCTGGAACCAAAAAACAAGAGCACTCCTCTGCCACCTACCCTGCTTCCCATTAACTCTGGCCAGAGCTTCTATGGCACATTTAGTGGTGTCCATCTGGAGCCTGGAAGCAGCAGCGGGGGAAGTGACACCCTCCTGAACAAAGACTCTGACTCTGGCctccagcaacaacaacaaaccccGCTAAGCTCAGTCCTCTCTCTTGGAGGGTTGAGCATTCCTAAAGCATCCACTCTTACCTCATCCCCAGGCTCTGCCAAAGACTCCAGTGCCCTGCCGAAACAGGGAGGGGGAACAGAGGAGCCTGCTGGGAAAGAGTTGGCATACAAGGACGAGGATGGGGACACTGAGAGACATGAAAGCAAGGTGCACCTACCGAGCCAGATGGGGGgctcagaagaagaagaggaactgTTATTaggggaagaggaagatgaggtgGAGGCAGAAAGCTCTGCAGTGGCCTGTGGTGGTAACAGTAGCAGCAGCGGGGGTGAAGTGGGGGAAACAGCTGTCTCAAACCAAAGCATTTCCAAATCTCCTTTATTAATGCCTAGTAGCGCTCTCCAGCCTTCTGCCTGCACCTCTGCAGTCAGTTCCACACTCAACAGCAAAGCCCCTGCTTCCACTTCCTCTGTCAAGAAAGAGGATTCAGCTGCAGACGGTGGGGGGAGGATCTCAGAACTCCCTCTGAGCTTTAACTGCCAGGGGCCCACTGTTCCCATGGCAATGGCGGCAGCTGCCGTCAGAAGGAGCGAGGATGACACTGCTGGCACTTCCTCTTCACCTCGGTCCTCcaatgctgctgctgatgaaagTGCCAATCGAGATAGTGCCACAGCTCCAGAACCAAATGATTGCcaggcagagggagaggaggaaaatgGAGCCCTTCTGCACCATCATCACATGCACCACCATCATCTTCACCTCCAGCCTTCATCTCATGGCCACTCCCACCCTATTGCAGGGGGCTCCTGTGACATAACAGGGATGGGCGAGTGTTCACAGAACCATGGGCCTGGTGGCAGCGGAGGAAGTGGGGTAGAATGCCCTAAATGTGACACCGTTCTGGGTTCCTCACGCTCCTTGGGTGGTCACATGACCATGATGCATTCACGCAACTCATGCAAGACACTCAAGTGTCCAAAATGCAACTGGCATTACAAGTACCAGCAGACGTTGGAGGCCCACATGAAAGAGAAGCACCCAGACTCTGGAGGCTCATGTGTGTACTGCAGCAGTGGTCAGAGCCACCCTCGTCTGGCTCGTGGAGAAAGCTATACGTGTGGATACAAACCCTTCCGGTGTGAG GTGTGTAACTACTCGACCACCACAAAGGGGAACCTAAGCATCCACATGCAGTCAGACAAGCACCTGAACAACATGCAGACACTGCAGAATGGAGGCTCCATTGGCTCTGCACAGGAGCAGGTGTTTGGACATACCCCAGGAGGAGTGGTAGCTGTCCCCTCAGTGACCCAGGCCAGTAGCCATCACCCTCCACACCATCATCCTACACAGTCCTCCGCCCATATGGCTGGACCGTGTGGGGCCCCCTCCCCGACCAAGCCAAAGAGCAAACCTACTTGGCGGTGTGAGGTATGCGACTACGAGACCAATGTGGCACGGAACCTGCGTATCCACATGACCAGCGAGAAGCACATGCACAACATGATGCTACTTCAGCAGAATGTGACTCAGATGCAGCATGGTCGACTTGGCTTGGGAGCCATGCCTTCACCCTCGGAGGCTGAGCTCTACCAATATTACCTGACCCAGAATATGAGCCTTCCACCTGGCCTCAAGATAGACCCAGCTGGAGCTGAGGCACAGTTCCTGATGGGGAGCTTTCATCTGGATCCCAACATGGCCGCCCTGGCCCCCGCACTTG TAGGTGGGGAAATCCCTATGGATGTGCGACTGGGCGGTGGCCAGTTGGTGTCTGAAGAACTGATGACCCTGGGAGAAAGTCTGTCACAAACCAGCGATCCCTCCCTCAAGCTCTTTCAGTGTGCTGTGTGCAACCGCTTCACCACTGACAACCTGGATGTGCTTGGCATGCATATGGGAGCTGAACGGAACCTACCAGAAGAGGAGTGGCGTGCTGTGGTGGGCGACTCTCACCAGTGCAAGTTGTGCCACTACACCACTCAGCTCAAGGCCAACTTCCAGCTGCACTGCAAGACAGACAAACATGTGCAAAAGTACCAGCTTGTGGCCCACATCAAAGAGGGGGGCAAAGGCAATGAATGGCGCCTTAAGTGTGTAGCCATAGGTAATCCAGTGCACCTGAAGTGCAATGCCTGCGACTACTACACTAACAGCCTGGAGAAGCTGAGGATGCACACTGTTAATTCCCGCCATGAGGCTAGCCTCAAACTGTACAAG TAG
- the LOC123979037 gene encoding zinc finger homeobox protein 3-like isoform X2 encodes MDSCESPVVSGTDDGLGSSQQQQPPQPWNDHSSSQVPCTNQAPSLDPLSLSAPYPPQSQNSSDRVRELHSQQQQPKQSSPPAHCDSSATGQLHPRREGIVEEEPEGVSCGEEEESEDLDEMEIDSCFPSLQPFPGVPMASGGGGMPTLLRHHPTRQQGAPESGSEEGEEEEEEESSDVENLAGEIVYQPDGSAYIVESLSQLIQSGGGMVPSLLPTNSLTSAGKPGEPAGTSSSVYPHIINTFHIASSFGKWFGNSDQGFPNTSTMAGLSPVLHSFRVFDVRHKSNKDYLNSDGSAKKSCVSKDVPNNVDFSKFDGLALYGKGKPILMCFICKLSFGYARSFATHAVHDHRMTLCEDERQLLGDKHASAIIQGIGKDKEPLISFLEPKNKSTPLPPTLLPINSGQSFYGTFSGVHLEPGSSSGGSDTLLNKDSDSGLQQQQQTPLSSVLSLGGLSIPKASTLTSSPGSAKDSSALPKQGGGTEEPAGKELAYKDEDGDTERHESKVHLPSQMGGSEEEEELLLGEEEDEVEAESSAVACGGNSSSSGGEVGETAVSNQSISKSPLLMPSSALQPSACTSAVSSTLNSKAPASTSSVKKEDSAADGGGRISELPLSFNCQGPTVPMAMAAAAVRRSEDDTAGTSSSPRSSNAAADESANRDSATAPEPNDCQAEGEEENGALLHHHHMHHHHLHLQPSSHGHSHPIAGGSCDITGMGECSQNHGPGGSGGSGVECPKCDTVLGSSRSLGGHMTMMHSRNSCKTLKCPKCNWHYKYQQTLEAHMKEKHPDSGGSCVYCSSGQSHPRLARGESYTCGYKPFRCEVCNYSTTTKGNLSIHMQSDKHLNNMQTLQNGGSIGSAQEQVFGHTPGGVVAVPSVTQASSHHPPHHHPTQSSAHMAGPCGAPSPTKPKSKPTWRCEVCDYETNVARNLRIHMTSEKHMHNMMLLQQNVTQMQHGRLGLGAMPSPSEAELYQYYLTQNMSLPPGLKIDPAGAEAQFLMGSFHLDPNMAALAPALGGEIPMDVRLGGGQLVSEELMTLGESLSQTSDPSLKLFQCAVCNRFTTDNLDVLGMHMGAERNLPEEEWRAVVGDSHQCKLCHYTTQLKANFQLHCKTDKHVQKYQLVAHIKEGGKGNEWRLKCVAIGNPVHLKCNACDYYTNSLEKLRMHTVNSRHEASLKLYKSNRSRATLLP; translated from the exons ATGGACAGCTGTGAGTCTCCTGTGGTTTCTGGGACAGACGATGGGCTCGGCTcctcccagcagcagcaaccACCACAGCCCTGGAACGATCACTCTAGCTCACAGGTCCCCTGCACCAACCAGGCCCCTTCCCTGGACcccttgtctctctctgctccctACCCTCCTCAATCCCAAAACTCCAGTGACAGGGTGAGAGAACTAcactcacagcagcagcagccaaaaCAGTCATCACCCCCAGCCCACTGTGATAGCTCTGCCACAGGCCAGCTGCATCCCAGAAGAGAGGGTATTGTAGAAGAAGAGCCAGAGGGAGTGAGCTGTGGCGAAGAGGAAGAATCTGAGGACTTAGATGAAATGGAGATTGACAGCTGTTTCCCAAGTCTTCAACCCTTTCCTGGGGTGCCGATGGCTTCAGGGGGAGGGGGCATGCCCACTCTTCTGAGACATCACCCCACACGACAGCAAGGAGCACCTGAGAGTGGGagtgaggaaggagaggaggaagaggaagaggagagcagTGATGTGGAGAACCTGGCTGGAGAGATAGTCTACCAGCCAGATGGCTCAGCCTACATTGTAGAGAGCCTCAGTCAGTTGATCCAAAGTGGTGGGGGCATGGTACCCAGCCTGCTTCCCACAAACTCTCTCACCAGTGCGGGGAAACCGGGGGAACCTGCTGGGACTTCATCCTCGGTCTACCCTCACATCATCAACACGTTCCACATAGCCTCGTCCTTCGGGAAGTGGTTTGGCAATTCAGACCAAGGTTTCCCCAATACCTCAACCATGGCAGGCCTCAGCCCTGTCCTGCACAGTTTCCGTGTTTTCGATGTGCGGCACAAAAGCAACAAGGATTACCTGAACAGCGATGGGTCTGCCAAGAAGTCCTGTGTATCCAAAGATGTTCCCAACAACGTGGATTTCTCCAAATTTGATGGGCTTGCCCTATATGGCAAGGGTAAGCCCATTCTCATGTGTTTTATCTGCAAGCTGTCCTTTGGCTATGCGCGTTCCTTTGCCACTCATGCCGTCCATGATCACCGCATGACACTGTGTGAGGACGAGCGGCAGCTGCTAGGGGACAAGCATGCCTCTGCCATCATCCAGGGCATTGGGAAGGATAAAGAGCCCCTCATCAGTTTCCTGGAACCAAAAAACAAGAGCACTCCTCTGCCACCTACCCTGCTTCCCATTAACTCTGGCCAGAGCTTCTATGGCACATTTAGTGGTGTCCATCTGGAGCCTGGAAGCAGCAGCGGGGGAAGTGACACCCTCCTGAACAAAGACTCTGACTCTGGCctccagcaacaacaacaaaccccGCTAAGCTCAGTCCTCTCTCTTGGAGGGTTGAGCATTCCTAAAGCATCCACTCTTACCTCATCCCCAGGCTCTGCCAAAGACTCCAGTGCCCTGCCGAAACAGGGAGGGGGAACAGAGGAGCCTGCTGGGAAAGAGTTGGCATACAAGGACGAGGATGGGGACACTGAGAGACATGAAAGCAAGGTGCACCTACCGAGCCAGATGGGGGgctcagaagaagaagaggaactgTTATTaggggaagaggaagatgaggtgGAGGCAGAAAGCTCTGCAGTGGCCTGTGGTGGTAACAGTAGCAGCAGCGGGGGTGAAGTGGGGGAAACAGCTGTCTCAAACCAAAGCATTTCCAAATCTCCTTTATTAATGCCTAGTAGCGCTCTCCAGCCTTCTGCCTGCACCTCTGCAGTCAGTTCCACACTCAACAGCAAAGCCCCTGCTTCCACTTCCTCTGTCAAGAAAGAGGATTCAGCTGCAGACGGTGGGGGGAGGATCTCAGAACTCCCTCTGAGCTTTAACTGCCAGGGGCCCACTGTTCCCATGGCAATGGCGGCAGCTGCCGTCAGAAGGAGCGAGGATGACACTGCTGGCACTTCCTCTTCACCTCGGTCCTCcaatgctgctgctgatgaaagTGCCAATCGAGATAGTGCCACAGCTCCAGAACCAAATGATTGCcaggcagagggagaggaggaaaatgGAGCCCTTCTGCACCATCATCACATGCACCACCATCATCTTCACCTCCAGCCTTCATCTCATGGCCACTCCCACCCTATTGCAGGGGGCTCCTGTGACATAACAGGGATGGGCGAGTGTTCACAGAACCATGGGCCTGGTGGCAGCGGAGGAAGTGGGGTAGAATGCCCTAAATGTGACACCGTTCTGGGTTCCTCACGCTCCTTGGGTGGTCACATGACCATGATGCATTCACGCAACTCATGCAAGACACTCAAGTGTCCAAAATGCAACTGGCATTACAAGTACCAGCAGACGTTGGAGGCCCACATGAAAGAGAAGCACCCAGACTCTGGAGGCTCATGTGTGTACTGCAGCAGTGGTCAGAGCCACCCTCGTCTGGCTCGTGGAGAAAGCTATACGTGTGGATACAAACCCTTCCGGTGTGAG GTGTGTAACTACTCGACCACCACAAAGGGGAACCTAAGCATCCACATGCAGTCAGACAAGCACCTGAACAACATGCAGACACTGCAGAATGGAGGCTCCATTGGCTCTGCACAGGAGCAGGTGTTTGGACATACCCCAGGAGGAGTGGTAGCTGTCCCCTCAGTGACCCAGGCCAGTAGCCATCACCCTCCACACCATCATCCTACACAGTCCTCCGCCCATATGGCTGGACCGTGTGGGGCCCCCTCCCCGACCAAGCCAAAGAGCAAACCTACTTGGCGGTGTGAGGTATGCGACTACGAGACCAATGTGGCACGGAACCTGCGTATCCACATGACCAGCGAGAAGCACATGCACAACATGATGCTACTTCAGCAGAATGTGACTCAGATGCAGCATGGTCGACTTGGCTTGGGAGCCATGCCTTCACCCTCGGAGGCTGAGCTCTACCAATATTACCTGACCCAGAATATGAGCCTTCCACCTGGCCTCAAGATAGACCCAGCTGGAGCTGAGGCACAGTTCCTGATGGGGAGCTTTCATCTGGATCCCAACATGGCCGCCCTGGCCCCCGCACTTG GTGGGGAAATCCCTATGGATGTGCGACTGGGCGGTGGCCAGTTGGTGTCTGAAGAACTGATGACCCTGGGAGAAAGTCTGTCACAAACCAGCGATCCCTCCCTCAAGCTCTTTCAGTGTGCTGTGTGCAACCGCTTCACCACTGACAACCTGGATGTGCTTGGCATGCATATGGGAGCTGAACGGAACCTACCAGAAGAGGAGTGGCGTGCTGTGGTGGGCGACTCTCACCAGTGCAAGTTGTGCCACTACACCACTCAGCTCAAGGCCAACTTCCAGCTGCACTGCAAGACAGACAAACATGTGCAAAAGTACCAGCTTGTGGCCCACATCAAAGAGGGGGGCAAAGGCAATGAATGGCGCCTTAAGTGTGTAGCCATAGGTAATCCAGTGCACCTGAAGTGCAATGCCTGCGACTACTACACTAACAGCCTGGAGAAGCTGAGGATGCACACTGTTAATTCCCGCCATGAGGCTAGCCTCAAACTGTACAAG TCAAACAGAAGCAGGGCCACACTGCTGCCATGA